From Staphylococcus delphini, one genomic window encodes:
- a CDS encoding AbrB/MazE/SpoVT family DNA-binding domain-containing protein has protein sequence MAMIEKDLKRKVRKVGNSATLSIPKSLLEKAEINVGEEVSIKINENGNIELEKYVDREKEVIAKANKVFAQYDKTMKNLVQR, from the coding sequence ATGGCTATGATTGAGAAAGATTTAAAAAGAAAAGTGAGAAAAGTAGGTAATAGTGCAACTTTAAGCATACCTAAATCGTTGTTAGAAAAAGCTGAGATTAATGTGGGTGAAGAAGTAAGCATTAAAATTAATGAGAATGGCAATATTGAGTTAGAAAAATATGTCGATAGAGAGAAAGAAGTTATTGCTAAAGCAAACAAAGTATTTGCTCAATATGATAAAACTATGAAAAATTTGGTTCAGCGATGA
- the ecsB gene encoding ABC transporter permease EcsB: MKTARQLFRERLNAERKEKNHYNKFIFNGHFAVFLVILLGAFILGYGQWLKHVPEGINYALWISIVLSITSIFPLKTLLEDADRLFLLPFERQMKAYMRDSIIFSYFSRLPLQILMLIVFYPLIHTVYPDRFAAFIVTIVLAIILPLVGLCLKWEWYRYRLENWSVQLVLFIFNLGGYYVMLAAFDLSAIIAVVGIIALCVLLNRLNVNQLFPWESMIKRAHQHRMNYYKFVNMFTDVKGMQEQAVRRRYLDFMLKTPKPFDSTQLYPFLFKRNFLRGKDALNMTLRLVVICGFIMVWLNHPWVNAVIGSLVMYMIVLQMSQFYTQEAYSLWPQVWPVSELYVIEGYRKFLQQTVLIIGILFSIVYVLLHVTQFYFIIFFFIVGYFTIRSTIKKLKYQESLLKD; encoded by the coding sequence ATGAAAACGGCGAGACAACTTTTTCGAGAGCGTCTAAATGCTGAGCGAAAAGAAAAAAATCACTATAATAAATTTATTTTCAACGGTCATTTTGCAGTGTTTCTCGTCATATTATTAGGTGCGTTCATATTGGGATATGGTCAATGGTTAAAACATGTACCTGAAGGCATCAATTACGCACTATGGATATCCATTGTATTGTCTATCACATCCATTTTCCCTTTAAAAACGTTGTTAGAAGATGCTGACCGTTTATTTTTACTTCCTTTCGAACGTCAAATGAAAGCGTATATGCGTGACAGTATCATATTTAGTTATTTTTCAAGGTTACCACTACAAATCTTAATGCTGATCGTGTTTTATCCACTTATACACACGGTTTATCCTGACCGTTTTGCGGCCTTCATTGTGACAATTGTGTTAGCCATCATTTTACCGTTAGTAGGGCTATGCTTAAAGTGGGAATGGTACCGCTACAGACTTGAAAATTGGTCTGTTCAACTCGTTCTCTTCATTTTCAATCTAGGTGGCTACTATGTCATGTTGGCAGCTTTTGACTTATCAGCTATCATCGCTGTCGTGGGCATCATCGCTTTATGTGTATTGCTGAACAGGTTGAATGTCAATCAACTGTTTCCATGGGAGTCCATGATTAAACGCGCACATCAACATCGCATGAACTATTATAAATTCGTGAACATGTTTACAGATGTTAAAGGCATGCAAGAACAAGCTGTTCGTCGTCGTTATCTTGATTTTATGTTAAAAACACCGAAACCATTTGACTCAACACAACTTTATCCATTTTTATTTAAGCGTAACTTTTTACGTGGTAAAGACGCATTAAACATGACATTGCGTTTAGTGGTGATTTGTGGATTCATCATGGTCTGGTTAAATCATCCATGGGTCAATGCAGTCATCGGGAGTTTGGTGATGTATATGATTGTGTTACAAATGTCCCAATTTTATACTCAAGAGGCGTATAGTTTATGGCCGCAAGTTTGGCCGGTGTCAGAATTGTATGTGATAGAAGGTTATCGAAAATTTTTACAACAAACTGTACTCATCATAGGTATCTTATTCAGTATCGTCTATGTGTTACTCCATGTGACCCAGTTTTATTTCATCATCTTCTTTTTTATCGTCGGTTATTTCACCATCCGTAGTACGATTAAAAAATTGAAATATCAAGAAAGTTTATTGAAAGATTAA
- a CDS encoding type II toxin-antitoxin system death-on-curing family toxin: MTKYLTEKDLILLNTHIIEIYSPNEPVGVIQPTALNMTVESPKQEVFGEALYPTLELKAANLFRNLVMKHVFQNANKRTAFAALQIFLDDNGKWINVDNNEATEFTVNVAIERLEEEEIARWIKKNWIDL, encoded by the coding sequence ATGACCAAGTATTTAACAGAGAAAGATTTAATTTTACTAAACACTCATATTATTGAAATATACTCACCTAATGAGCCAGTTGGTGTGATTCAACCAACAGCTCTGAATATGACTGTAGAAAGTCCCAAGCAAGAAGTCTTTGGAGAAGCACTTTACCCAACATTAGAATTGAAAGCAGCCAACTTATTTAGAAATTTAGTTATGAAACATGTATTTCAAAACGCTAATAAAAGAACAGCTTTTGCTGCTTTACAAATCTTTCTTGATGATAATGGTAAATGGATAAATGTGGATAACAATGAAGCTACTGAGTTTACTGTTAATGTAGCGATAGAAAGATTGGAGGAAGAAGAAATAGCCAGATGGATAAAAAAGAATTGGATAGACTTATAA
- the hemY gene encoding protoporphyrinogen oxidase, which produces MTNVAIIGAGITGLSSAYFIKQMYPHVNVTIYEATERPGGKIKTVQRDGYTIELGPESYLGRKTIMTEVAKAVGMTDDDIVTNETGQSYIFADDTLYPIPGGAILGVPTDLKPFMSTKLISMKGKFRALKDLTMKPIEMENEDMSVGEFFRTRLGDEVLENLIEPLLSGIYGTDIDQLSLMSTFPNFKALEEEHGSIIKGMQHVKKERQQQAQHNQQGPQGQFKQFRHGLNDFVNKLEQWLKAHDVTFHYKTPVHDLIGTQKGYFVELNDESRTFYDGVIVATPHQVFREWFSTDPIFDYFSELEASSVATIVFAFDEANIENTYDGTGFVIARTSTTDITACTWTTKKWPHTTPEGKVLIRAYVGKQGDNIVNEKTDEELVAIAKNDLQQMMTFHGEPDFTIVNKMPCASPQYHVGHIARIKAIQQHICDNYQHLQITGAPFEAVGLPDCIRQAETAVQQLLSRIG; this is translated from the coding sequence ATGACAAATGTAGCAATCATTGGTGCGGGTATAACAGGTTTATCGAGCGCATACTTTATTAAACAAATGTACCCGCATGTGAATGTAACGATTTATGAAGCAACAGAGCGACCTGGTGGCAAAATTAAAACGGTACAACGCGATGGCTATACGATTGAACTCGGCCCCGAATCTTATTTAGGTCGCAAAACGATAATGACTGAAGTGGCCAAAGCGGTAGGGATGACAGATGATGATATCGTGACGAATGAAACGGGTCAGTCTTATATTTTTGCCGATGATACGTTATATCCAATTCCTGGTGGCGCAATTCTAGGTGTTCCAACAGATTTGAAGCCGTTTATGTCGACGAAACTAATCTCAATGAAGGGGAAGTTCCGTGCATTAAAAGACTTAACGATGAAACCGATTGAGATGGAAAACGAAGACATGTCGGTAGGAGAATTTTTCAGAACGCGCTTGGGTGATGAGGTACTCGAAAATTTAATTGAACCTTTACTCAGTGGGATATATGGCACAGACATTGATCAATTGAGTTTGATGAGTACGTTTCCAAACTTTAAAGCATTAGAGGAAGAACACGGCAGTATCATTAAAGGGATGCAGCATGTCAAAAAAGAAAGGCAACAACAGGCACAGCACAATCAACAGGGCCCACAAGGACAATTTAAGCAATTCAGACATGGTTTGAATGACTTTGTGAACAAACTTGAACAATGGCTTAAAGCGCATGATGTGACATTTCATTATAAAACACCCGTGCATGATTTAATTGGCACACAAAAAGGTTATTTCGTTGAGTTAAATGACGAATCGCGTACATTTTATGATGGTGTTATTGTCGCAACGCCACATCAAGTGTTTAGAGAGTGGTTTAGTACTGATCCGATATTTGATTATTTTTCAGAATTAGAAGCATCGTCTGTCGCTACGATTGTCTTTGCGTTTGATGAAGCCAATATTGAAAATACGTATGACGGTACAGGATTTGTAATTGCGAGAACGAGTACAACGGATATTACTGCGTGTACATGGACTACTAAAAAATGGCCACATACGACACCAGAAGGCAAAGTACTTATTCGCGCATATGTCGGCAAACAAGGTGATAACATCGTCAATGAAAAAACAGATGAAGAACTGGTAGCAATCGCCAAAAACGACTTACAACAAATGATGACATTTCACGGCGAACCTGACTTTACAATCGTGAATAAAATGCCATGTGCAAGTCCTCAATATCATGTCGGTCATATTGCTCGAATTAAAGCGATACAACAACATATTTGTGACAATTATCAACATTTACAAATTACAGGTGCACCGTTTGAAGCGGTTGGATTGCCAGACTGTATTCGACAAGCAGAAACAGCAGTCCAACAACTGTTGTCACGAATTGGATAA
- a CDS encoding antibiotic biosynthesis monooxygenase, which produces MKFYITYGTYGYLNQIQRNNETHDLFIFSGNDQSVMIEETNGETIFQQPKRFRVLTRLGSISSDDFHALISIPTTEDHKYQLEKKLESYLPHLDEYEGFNTYRLLKPIQSNIYKVFLGFSSRKAYEDYKKSSAFREHFSKEAVRPLAGSSSAHASYLEQFFYPISEEE; this is translated from the coding sequence ATGAAATTTTATATCACATACGGTACTTACGGGTATTTAAATCAAATCCAACGTAACAATGAAACACATGATTTATTTATTTTTTCTGGTAACGATCAATCTGTCATGATTGAGGAGACAAATGGAGAGACAATTTTCCAACAACCTAAAAGATTCCGCGTTTTAACACGCTTAGGTTCAATTTCAAGTGATGATTTTCATGCGTTAATATCGATACCAACGACTGAAGATCATAAATATCAGTTAGAAAAGAAACTCGAGAGCTATCTTCCTCACTTAGATGAATATGAGGGTTTCAATACTTACCGATTATTAAAACCTATACAGAGCAATATTTATAAAGTATTTTTAGGATTTTCATCACGTAAAGCTTATGAAGACTACAAAAAATCTTCGGCATTCCGTGAACATTTCTCTAAAGAAGCTGTGCGTCCACTTGCAGGATCATCAAGTGCACACGCTTCATACTTAGAACAATTCTTTTATCCAATTTCAGAAGAGGAATGA
- a CDS encoding leukocidin/hemolysin toxin family protein, translated as MVKNKLLAATLSISLVLPLMTPYSEEAKAANTIEEIGEGAQIIKRTEDVTSRKWGATQNIQFDFVKDPKYNKDALIIKMQGFIQSRTAFTDVKGKGYEATKRMIWPFQYNIALKTNDPNVALINYLPKNKIESVDVSQTLGYNIGGNFNNSPSISGKGAFNYLKKISYNQQNYVSEVAQQNSKNIKWEVKANSFNTENGQLSAYATHLFVRSPIGPNARDFFEPESNLPPLIQSGFNPSFIATVSHEKDSGDTSEFEIAYGRNIDITYATFFPRTGIFAERRHNAFVNRNLVTKYEINWKTHEIKVKGHN; from the coding sequence ATGGTAAAAAACAAATTATTAGCCGCAACACTCTCTATAAGCTTAGTTCTTCCACTGATGACCCCATACAGTGAAGAAGCCAAAGCCGCAAACACTATAGAAGAGATCGGCGAAGGAGCGCAAATCATTAAAAGAACAGAGGATGTGACTAGTAGAAAATGGGGTGCAACTCAAAACATTCAATTTGACTTTGTTAAAGATCCAAAATATAACAAAGATGCATTAATTATTAAAATGCAAGGATTTATTCAATCGAGAACAGCATTTACTGATGTTAAAGGAAAAGGATATGAAGCTACAAAACGAATGATTTGGCCTTTCCAATATAACATTGCTTTAAAAACAAACGATCCAAATGTTGCTTTAATTAATTATCTGCCTAAAAATAAAATTGAATCAGTAGATGTCAGTCAAACACTAGGCTATAACATTGGTGGTAATTTCAATAATTCACCATCAATTAGTGGTAAAGGTGCATTTAATTATTTAAAGAAAATCAGCTATAACCAACAAAACTATGTGAGTGAAGTCGCTCAGCAAAACTCCAAAAATATTAAATGGGAAGTTAAGGCAAATTCATTTAATACAGAAAATGGGCAATTATCTGCATATGCGACACACTTATTTGTAAGAAGTCCTATTGGTCCAAATGCAAGAGACTTTTTTGAACCTGAAAGTAACCTACCACCTTTAATTCAAAGTGGGTTTAATCCATCGTTCATAGCTACTGTATCTCACGAAAAAGATTCAGGAGACACAAGTGAATTCGAAATTGCATATGGCAGAAATATTGATATTACTTATGCAACATTCTTCCCGAGAACAGGAATCTTTGCTGAAAGACGTCATAATGCATTTGTGAATAGAAACCTTGTCACAAAATATGAGATTAACTGGAAAACACATGAAATTAAAGTAAAGGGGCATAATTAA
- the hemH gene encoding ferrochelatase encodes MKKQIGLLVMAYGTPYKKSDIEPYYTDIRHGRKPSEEELNDLISRYEAIGGLSPLAGTTERQAEAIQKALNETYEDVEFKLYIGLKHIHPFIEDAVTQMNEDGIKEAVTVVLAPHFSNFSIASYNRRAKEKADTFGIQLHHVQHYYQQQQFIDYWTMRVNETLENIPQEEHAKTVLVVSAHSLPEKMIKESNDPYPFELEDTARLIQEQSVIENVAVGWQSEGNTGTPWLGPDVQDLTRDLFEQKGYQHFIYTPVGFVAEHLEVLYDNDYECKVVCDAVGATYHRPPMPDTHPLFIGAIVSEITKTFPKA; translated from the coding sequence ATGAAAAAACAAATAGGATTATTAGTGATGGCATACGGGACACCTTACAAAAAGAGTGACATCGAACCGTATTATACCGACATTAGACACGGTAGAAAGCCATCTGAAGAAGAGTTGAATGATCTCATTTCACGCTATGAGGCGATTGGGGGGCTGTCGCCGTTAGCAGGAACGACTGAACGTCAAGCAGAAGCAATTCAGAAGGCGCTAAATGAGACTTATGAAGATGTTGAATTCAAGTTGTATATCGGATTGAAACATATTCACCCATTTATTGAAGATGCTGTGACACAAATGAATGAAGACGGTATTAAAGAAGCAGTAACAGTCGTTTTAGCACCGCATTTTTCTAATTTCTCAATAGCATCATACAATCGTCGTGCTAAAGAAAAGGCTGATACGTTTGGCATTCAGTTGCATCATGTTCAACATTATTATCAACAGCAACAATTTATCGATTACTGGACGATGCGTGTGAATGAAACTTTAGAAAATATTCCACAAGAAGAACACGCCAAAACAGTTCTCGTCGTATCAGCACACAGTTTGCCTGAAAAAATGATTAAAGAAAGTAATGACCCATATCCATTTGAATTAGAAGACACAGCACGTTTAATTCAAGAACAGTCAGTAATTGAAAATGTTGCAGTGGGTTGGCAATCAGAAGGTAACACAGGTACACCGTGGTTAGGGCCTGATGTTCAAGATTTAACGCGTGACTTATTCGAACAAAAAGGATACCAACATTTCATTTATACACCAGTTGGTTTTGTTGCAGAACATTTAGAAGTGTTATATGACAACGATTACGAGTGTAAAGTGGTTTGTGATGCAGTCGGCGCAACTTATCATCGCCCACCTATGCCTGACACACATCCATTGTTTATCGGTGCAATTGTGAGTGAAATTACAAAAACTTTTCCGAAAGCGTGA
- a CDS encoding phospholipase A2 family protein: protein MQKDNLSENDKAEIRAFSETKNELGERPRDKYLRIKFKMYHGNYCGKGNNGGKPIDKLDAACKAHDECYEKYGWGKCKCDKPFIKKTAKIARNEKYSKKYRNKAKNAAVLFAVAYARCKYLK from the coding sequence ATGCAAAAAGATAATTTAAGCGAAAATGATAAAGCAGAAATCAGAGCCTTCAGTGAAACAAAAAATGAGCTTGGAGAAAGACCTAGAGACAAATATTTGAGAATAAAGTTCAAGATGTACCATGGCAACTATTGCGGAAAAGGTAATAATGGTGGAAAACCAATAGATAAGTTAGATGCAGCTTGTAAGGCACACGATGAATGTTATGAAAAATATGGTTGGGGCAAGTGCAAGTGTGATAAACCGTTCATTAAAAAAACAGCAAAAATTGCTAGAAATGAGAAGTATAGTAAAAAATATCGTAATAAAGCGAAAAACGCAGCTGTTCTTTTTGCCGTTGCTTACGCAAGATGTAAATACCTGAAGTAA
- a CDS encoding histidine phosphatase family protein: MVKTIYFIRHATRDHTVKSDAAPLSKKGQQEAKGLVDWFDGENVNAIYSSPYARTIETVKPLAHTFQLPIQMVEGLRERLIGRWVDDFDTYAIQQWNNFDFYLPGGESLKQVQQRMVSSLDDILSHERAESIVISGHGTSLAVLFHKLTSGRFGYVQFQHMTMPDIYQYDVKTQTLNRIVKS, from the coding sequence ATGGTAAAAACAATCTATTTTATACGACACGCGACGAGGGATCACACAGTGAAGTCTGATGCGGCCCCCTTATCAAAAAAAGGTCAACAAGAAGCAAAAGGTCTTGTGGATTGGTTTGACGGGGAAAATGTGAATGCCATTTATTCAAGTCCATATGCGCGTACAATCGAAACGGTGAAACCTCTTGCCCATACTTTTCAACTTCCAATTCAAATGGTAGAGGGGTTAAGGGAGCGTTTGATAGGACGATGGGTTGATGATTTTGATACCTATGCGATCCAACAATGGAACAACTTTGATTTTTATTTGCCTGGTGGAGAGTCGCTCAAGCAAGTGCAACAACGAATGGTGTCTAGTTTGGATGATATTTTGTCACATGAACGCGCTGAATCAATTGTCATCAGTGGACATGGAACGTCACTTGCGGTGCTCTTTCATAAGCTGACGAGTGGACGTTTCGGATATGTACAGTTTCAACATATGACAATGCCAGATATTTATCAATATGATGTAAAGACTCAAACATTGAATCGTATCGTCAAGTCTTAA
- a CDS encoding leukocidin/hemolysin toxin family protein, producing MKMNKFIKAATATSVAFMLFSNSAYADSTITPVSEKKLDDKITLYKTTATADSDKLNISQLLTFNFIEDKTYDKDTLILKAAGNINSGYKAPNHSDTIFSSFYWGAKYNILISTQSNDTVNVVDYAPKNQNEAFQVQNTLGYSFGGDISISNGLSGGINGSESFSETINYKQESYRTTIDRRTSNKTVGWGVEANKIMNAGWGPYGRDSYHEIYGNELFLGGRQSKLNAGQNFLPTNEMPILSRGNFNPEFLGVLSHKPKGNNISKIKVIYQREMDEYTNYWNGFHWTGANYKNQNNATFSSIYEINWDQHTVKLIKTQSDEKIPSS from the coding sequence ATGAAAATGAACAAATTTATTAAAGCCGCTACGGCAACATCTGTGGCATTTATGTTATTTTCTAATTCTGCTTATGCTGACAGTACTATTACGCCTGTATCTGAAAAAAAATTAGACGATAAAATCACTTTATATAAGACTACCGCTACCGCAGACTCAGATAAATTAAATATTTCTCAACTTTTAACATTTAACTTTATTGAAGATAAAACTTATGATAAAGATACACTAATACTTAAAGCTGCGGGGAATATTAACTCGGGGTATAAAGCCCCTAACCATAGTGATACGATTTTTTCAAGCTTCTATTGGGGGGCTAAATATAATATCCTAATCAGTACACAATCTAATGACACGGTCAATGTTGTGGATTACGCACCTAAAAATCAAAATGAGGCGTTCCAGGTTCAAAATACTTTGGGTTACTCTTTTGGCGGAGATATTAGTATCTCAAATGGTTTGTCAGGTGGAATAAATGGATCTGAATCTTTTTCAGAAACAATTAATTATAAACAAGAAAGTTACCGAACAACGATTGATAGAAGAACAAGCAACAAAACAGTGGGTTGGGGAGTTGAAGCAAATAAAATCATGAACGCTGGTTGGGGCCCTTATGGTCGTGATAGCTACCATGAAATTTATGGCAATGAATTATTCTTAGGAGGCAGACAAAGTAAGCTCAACGCCGGCCAAAACTTCTTGCCAACAAATGAGATGCCAATCTTATCAAGAGGTAATTTCAACCCTGAATTTTTAGGTGTATTGTCACATAAACCTAAAGGTAATAACATTTCAAAAATCAAAGTAATTTATCAAAGAGAAATGGATGAATACACAAATTATTGGAATGGTTTCCATTGGACAGGTGCGAACTATAAAAATCAAAACAATGCTACATTTTCATCAATTTACGAGATCAATTGGGATCAACATACAGTTAAACTCATCAAAACGCAATCTGATGAGAAAATTCCTTCAAGCTAA
- the hemE gene encoding uroporphyrinogen decarboxylase — protein sequence MGTTKNDTILRAIKGEAVSHTPVWFMRQAGRSQPEYRKLKEKYSLFDITHQPELCAYVTALPVEQYDTDAAVLYKDIMTPLKSIGVDVDIKSGIGPVIANPIRQMSDVEALGQINPERDVPYVLDTIKLLTEEKLNVPLIGFTGAPFTLASYMIEGGPSKNYNQTKALMYSDEATWFKLMDVLTDMSIRYVGAQVKAGAQLIQVFDSWVGALNQPDYDYYIKPCMKKLITGIKAYNVPVIMFGVGASHLIESWNALPIDVLGLDWRTSINEARAKGVSKALQGNLDPSILLAPWEVIEARLKPILDQGMAHGRHIFNLGHGVFPEVKPETLKRVAQFVHDYTKR from the coding sequence ATGGGTACGACAAAAAACGATACAATTTTGCGTGCGATTAAAGGAGAAGCAGTCTCTCATACCCCTGTATGGTTTATGAGACAGGCGGGACGTTCGCAACCAGAATATCGCAAATTAAAAGAAAAATACTCACTTTTTGACATTACACATCAACCAGAATTATGTGCTTATGTCACTGCACTACCGGTTGAACAATACGACACAGATGCAGCGGTATTATATAAAGATATTATGACACCATTAAAATCAATCGGTGTAGACGTTGATATTAAATCTGGCATTGGACCCGTCATTGCTAATCCGATTCGACAAATGTCCGATGTGGAAGCATTAGGTCAAATCAATCCAGAGCGCGATGTCCCTTATGTTTTAGACACAATCAAATTATTGACTGAAGAAAAATTAAATGTCCCATTGATTGGCTTTACAGGTGCGCCATTTACTTTAGCGAGTTATATGATTGAAGGTGGCCCATCTAAAAACTACAATCAAACGAAAGCGCTGATGTATAGTGATGAAGCGACATGGTTTAAATTAATGGACGTGTTGACAGACATGTCGATTCGTTATGTTGGTGCACAAGTAAAAGCAGGTGCACAGCTCATTCAAGTGTTTGATTCATGGGTAGGGGCTTTGAATCAACCAGACTATGACTACTATATTAAGCCATGTATGAAAAAACTGATTACAGGGATTAAAGCATACAACGTCCCTGTCATTATGTTTGGTGTGGGGGCAAGCCATTTAATAGAGTCATGGAATGCTTTACCTATCGATGTCTTAGGGCTAGATTGGCGTACATCGATTAATGAAGCACGTGCCAAAGGGGTTTCAAAAGCATTACAAGGCAATTTAGATCCAAGTATTTTATTGGCGCCGTGGGAAGTCATTGAAGCACGCTTGAAACCGATTTTAGATCAAGGGATGGCTCACGGACGACACATTTTCAATTTAGGTCACGGGGTCTTTCCTGAAGTGAAACCGGAAACGTTAAAACGTGTGGCTCAATTTGTACATGACTATACAAAACGTTAA
- the ecsA gene encoding ABC transporter ATP-binding protein EcsA has product MTVQIKNLTGGYGKKPVIKNINFELTDGEIVGLIGLNGAGKSTTIKHILGLLTPTEGDMSISGINIKEDIHAYRQHLSYIPEAPVIYDALTLKEHIEMTAMAYSIDYDTAMERAMPLLKTFRLEDQLHIFPSHFSKGMKQKVMIICAFIVEPDFYIIDEPFLGLDPIGIQSMLDLMASKKEEGRTVLMSTHILATAERYCDRFIILDQGEIVAMGDLEALRQQTAMPHATLDEIYIHVTKGAQSS; this is encoded by the coding sequence ATGACTGTACAAATTAAAAATTTAACGGGCGGTTATGGTAAAAAGCCTGTCATTAAAAATATAAATTTTGAACTTACGGATGGAGAAATTGTCGGTTTAATCGGCTTAAATGGTGCAGGTAAAAGTACTACAATTAAACATATTTTAGGATTATTGACGCCGACAGAAGGTGACATGTCGATTTCAGGCATTAATATTAAAGAGGATATACATGCCTATCGACAACATTTATCCTATATTCCAGAAGCACCTGTCATTTACGATGCATTGACGTTAAAAGAACACATTGAAATGACAGCGATGGCGTATAGTATTGACTACGATACAGCGATGGAACGTGCGATGCCTTTATTGAAGACGTTTCGCTTAGAAGATCAATTACACATTTTTCCGAGCCACTTTTCAAAAGGGATGAAGCAAAAAGTAATGATTATTTGCGCGTTTATTGTAGAACCGGATTTTTATATTATAGACGAGCCATTTTTAGGTCTTGATCCGATTGGCATACAGTCGATGCTGGATTTGATGGCATCTAAAAAAGAAGAAGGGCGCACAGTGTTGATGAGTACACATATTCTAGCGACGGCTGAACGGTATTGTGATCGTTTTATTATATTAGATCAAGGTGAAATCGTCGCGATGGGTGATTTGGAAGCGTTACGTCAACAAACAGCAATGCCACACGCGACGTTGGATGAAATCTACATTCATGTAACTAAAGGAGCGCAATCCTCATGA
- a CDS encoding RBBP9/YdeN family alpha/beta hydrolase produces MTKLYIVHGYQADASKHWFPWLKQTLEIEGHDVEVLNLPHSHEPNVKEWLTYMHQTIPKVDADTIFVAHSLGVITTLKFLNDIDVSKVGGIAMVSGFKDKLEGIETLDAFIEQDIDFEQLKHKIIKRFGIASKTDDIVPYTLTAELCEALDAKFYLQEEGGHFIEKDGYDTFLFLKNKILKNFD; encoded by the coding sequence GTGACAAAGCTATATATTGTGCATGGTTACCAAGCCGATGCATCAAAGCATTGGTTTCCATGGTTAAAGCAAACACTTGAAATTGAGGGACATGATGTAGAAGTGCTCAATTTACCTCATTCACATGAACCCAATGTCAAAGAATGGCTCACATACATGCATCAAACGATTCCTAAAGTCGATGCAGATACTATTTTCGTTGCACATAGTTTGGGCGTCATTACAACCTTGAAATTTTTAAACGATATCGATGTATCAAAGGTAGGGGGCATTGCGATGGTTTCTGGCTTCAAAGATAAGTTAGAAGGCATAGAAACTTTGGATGCCTTTATTGAACAAGATATCGATTTCGAACAGCTTAAACATAAGATCATTAAACGTTTTGGGATTGCTTCTAAAACAGATGACATCGTGCCATATACGTTAACAGCTGAACTGTGTGAGGCACTTGATGCTAAATTTTATTTACAAGAAGAGGGGGGCCATTTTATTGAAAAAGATGGCTATGATACTTTCTTGTTTTTGAAAAATAAAATATTAAAAAACTTCGATTAA